A genomic window from Glycine soja cultivar W05 chromosome 10, ASM419377v2, whole genome shotgun sequence includes:
- the LOC114371532 gene encoding uncharacterized protein LOC114371532, whose amino-acid sequence MLQNNPSSLSFTQPPLCFFFIILHLLLPSPSLPCPISFLHLLLGTTTAPNSAFVLRPHSPVFPSKTLTPKKPKPPLPSSSGIAILSSPASPPAALYKVFAHVPKDEVENRIEQINKVTSQKLEKLEEEKESILAQMAELKKILYAKFNDSINLEED is encoded by the exons ATGTTGCAAAATAATCCTTCTTCCCTTTCATTCACTCAACCACCACTgtgcttcttcttcatcatccttcatcttcttcttccctctCCCTCTCTCCCCTGCCCAATATCATTTCTTCACCTTCTTCTCGGCACCACCACTGCCCCCAACTCTGCATTCGTCCTCCGCCCCCATTCTCCCGTCTTCCCCTCCAAAACCCTAACCCCCAAAAAACCCAAACCCCCTCTGCCCTCCTCCAGTGGAATCGCAATCTTGAGCTCTCCAGCTTCACCCCCCGCTGCTCTCTA CAAGGTTTTTGCTCATGTGCCAAAGGACGAAGTTGAGAATAGGATAGAACAGATAAACAAGGTGACAAGCCAGaaattagaaaaacttgaagagGAGAAAGAATCTATTCTTGCTCAGATGGCTGAACTCAAGAAAATTTTGTATGCGAAGTTCAATGACTCGATCAATCTTGAGGAGGATTAG